GGATGCAATTCATATTCTTACCCCCAACGATGTCAGTGCGGACGATCCGAGATGTATCCTTGCAAGGTCGTCGAAAGAAGGCTACCACTATTTTACGCCCTATTCTACGCTCGTGGCCAGCGTGTCTGACTCATCATCCGATTTGGCCACTGGCCCGCACATCGATAAGCTTTTCAATGAAAGTTTAGTGGCAAGAATGCGAATGATCGGTGGTATTGATGAAGCGTCCCGTACGGGACCTTCCGGTTGCGGATGGCTTTATAAAAACATCAGCATAGACGGCCTTGGCAGAATTATGCCTTGTTGTGATGCGCCATCTGAATATCGGAATCTAGTTTATGGAGACCTTCAGGACACAAACAATGACTACTGGAATTCTCCCGGCTTTGTACTTTCAAGGTTATCGTTGAGTGACAAACAGGCATTTTTTCGACAGTCACCTGAAAATGCTCCCTATTGCGGGGAATGCCCGTCACCATCTGAGCCACCGCACGATCTGTGGCGAGTAGCACAGAGTTTGCCTTTTCTTGATAAAGAGGAAGTCATTCCAACGATGTGTCGGGAATGGTTGACAAGTTGGCGCCCAGGGCGTTCGTCCGGCACGTTCATGAAATTGTGGGACCGACTCTAAATAATGTCGATCGATAAAAGCATCTTATGCTTACCGGGGCTTCCGGTACGCTCGAGTGGTTCGGCTCCAAGCAAAGGAGATTCAAATTGCTTAAGAGGCCATCCTGTATCTCGGATTCGCCAATATAGTATCTACCGTGTTGCAGAGTGTTCTTTCTAAAAACGAGGGCCGCTGAATGGTCGTACTTTGAGGATACATCGCATGCCTCAGTTGACAGACATCGATACCCCGCCTTCCACGGCAGAAACGGAGGAGTTTGAGAGGGGTCTCCTCCTGACAACCCTAGACAGCCTGGTCAATTGGGCGAGGAAGTCATCGATCTGGCCGGCGAGCTTTGGACTTGCCTGCTGTGCTATTGAGATGATGGCAACGGGCGCGTCGCGTTTCGATCTTGCCCGATTCGGGGCAGAGGTCTTTCGGGGATCGCCACGCCAGTCCGACCTGATGATTGTCGCCGGTCGCGTGAGCCGCAAGATGGCCCCGGTTCTCAGAAGGATCTACGATCAGATGCCTGAGCCGAAGTGGGTGATCGCCATGGGCGCGTGTGCCTCCTGCGGCGGAATCTTCAACACCTATACCATCGTTCAGGGCGTAGATCAGGTCGTTCCGGTGGATGTCTACGTTCCAGGCTGTCCGCCTAGGCCGGAGCAACTCATCCACGGAATCATGCTGTTGCAGGAAAAGATCGCCAGGGAGCGGCCGAGCAAGCAGGGCCTCTTTCACCTCCCCTGGCAGAGGACGACATAGGAAGTCGTGCGAGGCGTGTGACGAGTGGTCATGATGATTGCCGAGATCTTCAAGGGAATGGCGACGACGTTCAAGCATATCTTTCGGAAGCCGGTGACGGTTTCCTATCCGGAAGAGCGGCTTCCGCTTGCGCCTCGCTACCGTGGCTTGCACATGCTTGTGGTGGGCGATGACGGGATGGAGCGGTGCGTGGGCTGCGAACTGTGCGCCGTCGCCTGTCCCGCCGATGCGATCTATATTGAGGCAGCCGAGAACACCGAGCAAGAGCGCCATTCGAGTGGTGAGCGCTATGCGAAGGTGTACAAGATCCACATGTTACGCTGCATCTTTTGCGGCTACTGTGAAGAAGCCTGTCCTGAGGAGGCAATTGTGTTGGGTAAACAGTACGAGCTTGCCTCCTACAACAGAGATGGCTTCGTGTACGGAAAGGCGCGTCTGATGACGCCACTGACAGAGGCGCTAAAGCAGCGGCCAGACCTTCACCCTGACTGGTAGCTGAGTCACAGCGAATGGGGGGGGAGTGAAGTCAGTGCGGCGGCATGGCGTCCATAGCCGGAAGTGGTGTGTACCTGGACTTGAGGAGGGGGGTGTCGCTATTCTTGGCGGCAGACATTTGTGTGAAGAGTTCGACAAACCAACGGAGGGAGGGCAGGGTGATCAGGTGTGAAACGTTTACGGTGGAGACGGAGGATCGACTCCAGTTTATGGACTTGACAAAACGTGTGCGGGATTTGCTTCAGCGATATGAGGTCAAGCAGGGGTTGATTATCCTCAACTCTCTTCACACGACGACTGCATTGTTTATTAATGAGTGGCAGGAAGCCTTGCTCCATGACATTCAGATTCTGCTGGACCGCCTGGTCAATAAGCAGGATGGCTATCGTCACAACGACCCTTCGTACTCTGATTGTGATCGGAGCAATGCCGATTCACACCTTCGATCCCTTCTGCTCGGCCGGCATCTTTCGATTCCGGTGATAGATGGGGAGATGAGCCTTGGAACCTTTGGGTCTATTATCTTTGCTGAGTTGGACGGACCGAGGGAGCGACAGATCCAACTTCAGGTGCTGGCCGAGTAAGGGGGTTGGCGTCAGAGCCCCGCAATGTGGCGAGGGGATGAACGCGACCGACTCTGGAATTATTGAATTTGAGGAAGGCTGGCATTCTCCCAGGGGACGGGCTATACGCGAGGTCGTCTTTGGAGTGCACGATGGTCTCATTACGACGATCGGTTTTCTGTCAGGGGTCAGTGCCGCAAGCGCCGGCTGGCGCGTAATCGTTGTTGCCGGCTTGGCGGAGGCCTTTGCTCAGACGCTTTCGATGGGATTCGGGGCCTATCTGTCCAGTAAATCGGAACGGGAGTTTTACCAGCGAGAGATTGCTCGGGAACGATTGGAAATTGAGACAACGCCGGAGAAGGAGCGCGATGAGATGCGCCAGATCTACCGGAGCAAGGGTTTTTCCACGGATGAGATTGAAATGGTAGTCGCGCGCGTGACTGCGAACAAGGAGCTGTGGCTGAAGACGATGATGATGGAGGAGTTGGGGCTGATTGAGGAGCGATTCGACAACCCGCTGAGGGTCGGATTGCTGATGGGGGCTTCCTCTTTTGTCGGGGCCTTTCTCCCGATCCTTCCATACTTTTTTCTCGACCTCAGGTGGGCGTTTACGGCTTCGGTCGCCTTGGCCGTGGTGGTCCTCTTTGTTACGGGGGCGGGCAAAACGTTTCTGACAAGAAAAGCCTGGTGGAGGAGCGGGATCGAAATGGTGGGGATCGGGCTCTTGGTCACGGTGTTGGGTTACGGTATTGGGCGCGTCCTGGGCGCTCTCTGGCGCTAAGATGACTGTGCATCGGATCGTTCGATACCGTGGGGGATCGTTCGAAACGGTAGAGATCCCAGTGGTGGGGGAGCAGGCCCTCACGATCTTTGTTAATGGGCATGAGCTGGCGACGTTGCTGTGTACGCCGGTGAAGCTCGATTGCCTGGTCGTGGGATTTTTGAGTTTTGAGGGGATCATCCGGACGCTCGATGAGGTGAGGTCGCTGGAGGTCTTTCCTGAAGAGGCGGTAGCGGATGTCAGATTGACCGGGGCCTTTATCCCTCCGCATCGTCGCGTTGTGACCTCCGGGTGTAGCGGAGGCATCACATTTAGCATGCCGATGGAAGGGTTTCAGTCATTCCCCGAGGAGGCGACTGTGCACCCGAAGCAACCACTGGATCTGATGAAACAGTTGTATGCCGAGGCATATCTGTACCGGGAGTCGCGCGGTATTCATGCTGCCGCCCTGAGCGACGGCAAGAGTCTGCTGCTCGTTGCCGAGGACGTCGGCCGACACAACGCCCTGGATAAGATTCACGGCGAAGCGCTTCTACGGGGGATTCCGACCGCTGGCAATATCCTGCTTTCCACCGGTCGCATCTCGTCCGAGATGCTTCGCAAGGGGGCCCACATGCGGACTCCATTTGTCATCTCCAGGACCTCACCCACCAGCCTGGCCATTGCCGCGGCCAAGCGCTTCGGCATCACCGTGATCGGTTACTGCCGGGGCGATGGGTTTAATGTCTATAGCCATCCCGAACGTCTGCTTCCACAACGGATGGCGATCGGCAGCGTATCCCACATCCAACAGCTAACAGCCAATAGCTGACAGCTTACCTGATGCGCCTTATCGATCTACATACCCACTCGACCGCCTCGGACGGCGTGCTTTCTCCCCAAGGGCTTGTCCGTTTCGCAAAAGACTCCGGCATCTCGGTTCTGGCCGTCACCGATCATGACACATTGGAGGGCCTACCGACGGCGATGGCTGAAGGCCAACGGATAGGGCTGCAGGTTATTGCAGGTGTCGAGATT
The genomic region above belongs to Candidatus Methylomirabilis tolerans and contains:
- the nuoI gene encoding NADH-quinone oxidoreductase subunit NuoI; translation: MIAEIFKGMATTFKHIFRKPVTVSYPEERLPLAPRYRGLHMLVVGDDGMERCVGCELCAVACPADAIYIEAAENTEQERHSSGERYAKVYKIHMLRCIFCGYCEEACPEEAIVLGKQYELASYNRDGFVYGKARLMTPLTEALKQRPDLHPDW
- a CDS encoding VIT1/CCC1 transporter family protein, whose translation is MNATDSGIIEFEEGWHSPRGRAIREVVFGVHDGLITTIGFLSGVSAASAGWRVIVVAGLAEAFAQTLSMGFGAYLSSKSEREFYQREIARERLEIETTPEKERDEMRQIYRSKGFSTDEIEMVVARVTANKELWLKTMMMEELGLIEERFDNPLRVGLLMGASSFVGAFLPILPYFFLDLRWAFTASVALAVVVLFVTGAGKTFLTRKAWWRSGIEMVGIGLLVTVLGYGIGRVLGALWR
- the fdhD gene encoding formate dehydrogenase accessory sulfurtransferase FdhD; its protein translation is MTVHRIVRYRGGSFETVEIPVVGEQALTIFVNGHELATLLCTPVKLDCLVVGFLSFEGIIRTLDEVRSLEVFPEEAVADVRLTGAFIPPHRRVVTSGCSGGITFSMPMEGFQSFPEEATVHPKQPLDLMKQLYAEAYLYRESRGIHAAALSDGKSLLLVAEDVGRHNALDKIHGEALLRGIPTAGNILLSTGRISSEMLRKGAHMRTPFVISRTSPTSLAIAAAKRFGITVIGYCRGDGFNVYSHPERLLPQRMAIGSVSHIQQLTANS
- a CDS encoding NADH-quinone oxidoreductase subunit B; translated protein: MPQLTDIDTPPSTAETEEFERGLLLTTLDSLVNWARKSSIWPASFGLACCAIEMMATGASRFDLARFGAEVFRGSPRQSDLMIVAGRVSRKMAPVLRRIYDQMPEPKWVIAMGACASCGGIFNTYTIVQGVDQVVPVDVYVPGCPPRPEQLIHGIMLLQEKIARERPSKQGLFHLPWQRTT
- a CDS encoding secondary thiamine-phosphate synthase enzyme YjbQ, whose amino-acid sequence is MIRCETFTVETEDRLQFMDLTKRVRDLLQRYEVKQGLIILNSLHTTTALFINEWQEALLHDIQILLDRLVNKQDGYRHNDPSYSDCDRSNADSHLRSLLLGRHLSIPVIDGEMSLGTFGSIIFAELDGPRERQIQLQVLAE